From Haemophilus parainfluenzae:
ATTATTATAGATAATCTATCACTTCATTTTTTAGTAACACCAATAGTAACACTGAACACAAACCCAACAAATAAAGTTATTATAAATCAAAGTCTTATATTGCTAGTTCAAGTGAGATTATCCCACCAAATTTAGAACCTTGAAACTTAAAGTGAGTTTCAAGGTTTTTTTCTTTATGGAAAATCTACATTTCTTTCAGATAATTTAAGCCTAATCCATTCATTTGTCCCATAATCCAACTTTGTTTTTTACGAACTAATGCACTAGGCTTATTCACTTTATAGATAATCGGATTCGGTAAAACTGCAGCGAGTAATGCCGCTTCTGATTGAGTTAAGTTTTTCGCTGATTTTTTGAAGTAATAGCGACTAGCTGCTTCTACACCAAAGATGCCATGACCAAATTCTGCGATGTTCAAATACACTTCTAAAATGCGTTCTTTGGACCAAAAGATTTCCATTAATGCCGTTATGGGAACTTCTAATCCTTTGCGAAACCAACTTTGTCCATGCCAGAGAACGAGGTTTTTTGCTGTTTGTTGAGAAATCGTTGAAGCGCCTCGGATTCGGCGAGATTTTTCATTAAATTTAAAGGCCTTTTGAATTGCTTCAAAATCAAAGCCCCAGTGGTTGGGAAATTTTTGATCTTCAGCGGCAATTACCGCAAGTTGCATATTCGGTGAGATTTCATCAAGGCTCACCCAATCGTATTTGATTGAATAGCTGAAATCTAACTGTAATAAGTGCCCGATTTTTTGCTGTGCCATATAGGCAGAGAAGGGAACAGGGATAAAGCGGAAGCAAATGAAAAATGCCAGGATTGCGAGAGAAAAACGCCACGCAACCCGTTGCCAATTTTTTTTCCACCAAGAGGGGCGAAAAAGATGTAAAAGTGCGGTCAGAATTCGCTTAGTTTTTTGCAGCTTGCTCATCGAGTTGGCTTTTCACCCAGTTTATAAAATCCGGATCCATTGTTTTGAGCATATTAGAACCACGCGTAATGGTTGCTGCACTGGTATTGAGATTTTGTTGAATCTCTCGTTGTGAGAGATTTTTATCCAATAACTGTGCTACGATTTGTAAACGTAACCCCACCGCATCACGTTCATCAGGCGTGAGCAGAAGCGTTAAGAAATCTTGTGCTTTGCCTTGCTTAAATGCAGTTTGCAAGGTCGCGAGGAAAGCATTCCATTGTTCTAAATTGCGACTAATATACATATCAACAACCCTATACTATTAAACTAGTGCGACTAGTATAGCCGATCGTATTCCTCTTTGCTAAAGGTTTGTAATTTTTCTTTGTCTTGTAGGTTTTGATAGTAAAAATCGTAAGTTAATACGTTTTGAACATAACCTCGCGTTTCAAAGAATGGAATAGAGGCAATAAATTCATCCATAGCCAATTTGCCATTGGCTCTTGCAAGCCATTTTTCTACACGGCTTGCTCCCGCATTATAGGCGGAGGCGATCAAAATTCGGTTATTAGGGTATTTAGCATTTAACTCATTTAAGTGAGCCGTGCCGAGTAAAATATTATTAAGCGGTTTAAATAAATCTAACTCACCGTTATAAGGAAGTTGCTGATTTTCTGCTGTTTTTTGTGCAGTACTCGGTAATAGCTGCATTAATCCTCGAGCATTTGCAGAAGATTGTGCCATTGGATTCCAAGCACTTTCTTGGCGAGCAATGGCCATGGCAAAAGTTTTGGTTACACGATTATCCACAATCGCTTGAGGTTCCGTTGCGCTGAGATTCCCATTACTGAGGGCAATATCAAAATATTGACTGTAAGCATTTGGTAAGCGTAAGTCGATATAATCCCAAGCTTTTGCAATAATTGAGCCATCTACGCCCAATTCAAACCAATTTTGTTCATTTGCATATTGGCTTAACGCAAGTTGTTTCTCTTGCGGTAATTTTTCTAATAGAGAACGCCAACGTTGTTTGGCTGCGCCTAATCGATCTAATTGACGCAGTTCTGCAATCTCAGCTAATTCAGCTGAATACTCCTCTTGGATATTGGACTCTTGAGAAATTTTAGGCATTTCCAGTTTGTAGGAATGGCCTAATTTGACCGCTGCTAACATTGGATAAAACCCACGTTCTTTCGATAAAGCTTCTAATCGTTGTTTCGCATCTTTATCGGATGCTTGAGCAGCTATTTTAGCCATCCAATAACGCCATTCTTGTTTTTGCTTCGCTTCATCTGAAAGGGCATTCAACCAACCTAATAAATCCGTTTGTTGCCAAATAGCCGTACGCAAACGACGTTCAATGAGGTTATCTGCATTGAGTTTTAGGATTTCTTGATCGCGCCATTGCACAAAGTTAGGGCTTTCGTTATCAAAGAAACGGCTAATAAAGGCGATTTTCCAACCACGTAATTCACTTTCATTTAATTGCCAAGTCTTAGCCCATTGCTCGTAAGGAGTGAAAGTTGGCTCATTCATATTTTCCGGAATGGTTCGCAAATAACGAGCAAAACCGAGCACTACAGCAAATTTATTGGTGATTTTATTCGTATTATCATTAATTAATGGTAATTTCTCGGCAAGTATTTTCAAATTGGCTGGATTTTTTAAGAGATCCTGATAGAGCGCTAAATGAGCGGCTACTTGCTCATCTTCTTTAGCATTCTCAATTTTTTCTAACTCTTTAGCGAGTATTTCTAATCCTTTCGCATCATTTTTACTGAAGAGCATTTCCGCTTTTTGATAGATCTTCTCTTCAGCGCGTCCACCTTGTGAATACCAAGCCGCCCAGAGTTGAGCATCATTAGGAAGCTCTGCATTATTGAGCCAAAGTTGTTCATATTCAGACAAAATAGCCGATTTATTCTTGTCGTTTGATTGGTTTTCTGTCGTCTGACTGGTATTGGCTGCCTCTATTTGATATTTAGCTGTAAGCACGGCAATTTGTGTTTCTAAATTATTTGGCTTGAGTTTGGCGAGAGATTGAGTATCTTCAGCATTGGTGAATAACGTAAAAATACGTTGTTCTAATTTTCCACGTAGGAAATGAGAGGAATGTTGCTGAATAAATTGTTCAATGTCTGTTCGCAATGCATTCACTTCTTCACGAGGTGTATCGCGATTAACGGTTTTTACACGTGCATCTAAATAAGCCGCTATAGCATCAGTTTGCAATGGATAACCTTTTAAAGAATCAATAAGCCCAAGAAATAATTTGGCATTATTAGAAACATGATTATTTTTGACCGCACTTTTTAGGAGCGACTCTAATTGCAGAAAAGTCGCGCGTTGTTCAATCAGCTTTAATTCATGAGCGTGCTGTTGCTGTGCCCATTTGGCTTGTTCTTCTGCAAGGTTAATTTGTGGCGCTGTTTCATTTTTGCTTTTATGGGCATGCTGATTAGCCAAAGCTGAGCCTGAAAGTGCGGTTAAAATCAATAACGAAATTGTCGTGTGTTTAAGTGCTCGCATAGGAGATTCCATATAAAGAGAAAGACGGATATTTAGATCCGTCTTTGAGTGTAGCGTTCGTTTTATTTAGAAAACTTTTTTGAAAGGCTTCACAATCACATCACCGTAAACGCCAGCTTCAACATAAGGATCTTGTGCAGCCCAGTCTTTTGCTGCAGACAGACTTTCGAATTGAGCAATCACAGTCGAGCCGATAAAGCCAGCTTCGCCTGGATTTTCATCGTCAATGGCAGGATTAGGACCTGCTGTTAATAAGCGACCTTCTGCTTGTAATTGTTTTAAACGAGCAAGATGTTGCTCACGTACAGTAAGGCGTTTTTCTAAAGTACCAGGAATATCTTGGGCAAAAATTACGTAATACATCATTTATCCTTTTAACAATTTAATTCTTCGATAGAGGCTAATGCTCGTTCTAGTTCAAGATTACCTTCACGTGGAATAGAGCGGGATTTGCCGTCTTTTCCTACGGCGACAAAGGTAAATACAGCATCTGTCACGCAGTAACGTTCCCCAATTGGTTCACTGGCAACTTTTTTCACCCATACTTCTACCTTGATTTTAATAGAAGAACGACCCACACTGAGACATTGGCCGTAACAACACACCACGTCACCGACGGCGATAGGCTTAATGAAATTCATACTTTCTACGGCAACGGTGACAACGCGACCATGAGCAATTTCTTTTGCTAGAATTGCTCCGCCCATATCCATTTGTGACATAATCCAGCCACCGAAAATATCGCCGTTGGCGTTGGTATCTGAAGGCATAGCCAAGGTGCGTAGTAATAATACGCCTTTAGATTGACGACCGTCTTTATCGATAAGATTTGAAACCATTATTTTTCCTCATCATTTTTTTGATCATCTTTAGGTAAGTAACGGTAAATATAAGCACCGCTGACAATTGTTGCAACAAAGGTCATACCAAGTAAACCAAAAGATTTGAAATCAACCCAAGCATCTTCAGACATATTTTGGCTGATATAAATATTTACCAGCATACACAGAATAAAAAATCCTGCCCAGCCTACATTTAATTTGTTCCACACATTATTCGGTAATTGGATTTCCTTGCCTAATAACTTTTTCACCAGTGGCGTATTGAATTGGAATTGTGCAACCAATAAAACAATGGCAAATAAGGCATTAATAATCGTGACTTTCCATTGTAGGTATTTGATTTCATTGAAATAGGCAGTGAGCAAACCAAAAAAGACGACAGCAATTGCCATGATTTTTTGTTGTTTCTCAATCATGCCATATTTCAGTTTTAGTACAACCATCTGAATGATGGTCGCGATCACTAAGACAATCGCCGCCTCACGCACCCCAAACATTTTGTAGGTGATGAAAAAGAGAACAAGAGGAATAAATTCAAGAAGTTGCTTCATATTATGCCTTCATAAATAAACTGTAAAAACGGTAAGTAAATACTAAAATAAATAGTTGAAATAATGCTACCAAAATGCCAAAAATCACACTTAGAAATGATGTACCTAGGATTGCACCAACGCTATTCACTAATAAAGGTAGAAGTAAATAAGTGATCAAAGCATAAATAATCAATATGCCATTACGTTTAACACCCGCACGCCACACTTGTAAAGCACTTTGCCCGATAGATTGATTGGAAGCAATATAATGCACGGGCGATAAGCATAAACGAACAAAGAAAAACAAGCCAAATACCATTGAAAAAAAGGCTAGAGGGGAGAGTGCATTTTTGCTTAAAAATGAACTCATAACATCAACGATACCAAATAAAAGCGGCAAGCTCATAAAAATATCTAAAACCACCACACCTAAAAAACGACGTAATGTCAGCATGAGACCTTGATTAATCGGATTTTGGTTTTGCTGGCTAATATGATGAATGGTTGCAATACCGAAGGTCGCAATAAAAGACATCAATAATTGTTGGAATACAAAAGATCCAATCAGAGCAGTTGGCTCCACTTTGCTTAATGCATCAATAATGTCTTGTTGTGATGGATTAGGATTATCACCCAAACTCGGCATTGGTACACTGACTAATGCATTAATCAATTGTGAGACAACAAAAATCCCAACGAAAATCAGCACGGTTTTTCGCTGATTACGCATAAAATTGAGGCTATCTTGAAAAATCTGAGTAAAGTTAATTTGCATCTTATTTTCTCGGTAAAAAAAGTGAGGTAATTATACAAGCTTTGACATCAAAAAACTAAAAATACGAAGAATTGCTCTAGATTAAAAAAAATTTTTTAATTAATTTCAAAAAATTTGACAGAGATCACGGTTTAATACCCCAAAATAAGTATTATTATAACAAGAGATAGTATTGTCCGAATGCGGACTTAAAAGATAATGACTAAGGAGTCAAAATATGAAAAAAACGGCATTAGCATTGGGATTAAGCGCAGCATTATTAGCAGGCTTTGCAAATGCACATCAACAAGGTGATGTTATTGTAAGAGCGGGTGGTGTTCTTGTGGATACTCACACGAGCACAAATAGCGATGTCTTCAAATTTAAAGTGAACAATAATACTCAATTGGGGTTAACGGGTACTTATATGTTCACTGATAACATCGGGGTAGAATTACTTGCGGCGACACCTTTTAGTCATGAGATTAAGTTAGGGTCTGCTTTAGTGGGTAAAACTAAACATTTACCGCCAAGTTTATATGCTCAATACTATTTCTTGGATAAAGATGCTAGTGTACGTCCTTATATAGGTGGAGGTCTTAACTACACCACGTTTTTCAGTGAAAAAGCTAAGTTAGCTGGTGTATCTAATCTTAGATTAAAAGATTCAGTTGGCCCGATTGCGAATGTGGGTATAGATGTTAAACTGACAGATAACCTTTATTTCAATGCGGCAATGTGGTATGCGCAAATTAAAACCAAAGCGCGTTTTAATTTAGCTGGTGAAAATCATACGGTGAAGGTGAAACTTGACCCTACAGTATATTTCGTCGGTTTAGGTTATCGTTTCTAATGGAACCTTGTTCTGAAAAAAGCGGTACACAGTGTGTACCGCTTTTTATTTAACGTTATTCAGCGGCATAGCCAGATATGGGTAAAGGGGAGTCGTCTAAATATGCTATACCGTTTTCGAGTTTTAATCGCTCCTCAATAAACCATTTAATCACTAAAGGATAAATATGATATTCCTGTTCACGTGTACGAAGTTCAATCTCCTCGACGGTATCACCAGGGAAAATCGGTACTTTAGCTTGTAACACAATGGCACCGCCATCGATCTCTTCATTGACAAAATGCACGGTTGTACCATGTTCGCTCTCGCCATTCTCAAGTGCTCTTTGATAAGTATGTAACCCAGGATATTTTGGAAGAAGGGAAGGGTGAATATTTAAAATTTTCCCAGCAAAACGTTGTGTGAATGGTTTGGTTAAGATTTTCATGTAGCCGGCTAACACAATGAGATCAACATTGAGATCATCTAAATAATCACCTATAGCCTTATCCATATCGAGATTAGAGGCAAAATCTTGGCGCAAAAAAACTCGGCTAGGAATGCCCGCACTTTCAGCACGTTCTAAGCCAAATGAATCGATTTTATTACTGATGACAGTCACAATCTTTCCAGGAATAAAACCAGTTTGACAAGCCTTAATTATCGCTTGAAGATTTGATCCTTGTCCTGAAATCAGGACGGCAATTTTTTTCATATTATTCTACATAAAAGAAGGGCGAACCTTTCATTCTGAAATTTTCGCCCTGAGATGGAAAAGAGATATCATTTAATGATAACTTGTGGTTCGTCATCTGTTGCACTTTCGATATGACCGATTAACCAGGCATTTTCACCCGATTGTTT
This genomic window contains:
- the mtgA gene encoding monofunctional biosynthetic peptidoglycan transglycosylase encodes the protein MSKLQKTKRILTALLHLFRPSWWKKNWQRVAWRFSLAILAFFICFRFIPVPFSAYMAQQKIGHLLQLDFSYSIKYDWVSLDEISPNMQLAVIAAEDQKFPNHWGFDFEAIQKAFKFNEKSRRIRGASTISQQTAKNLVLWHGQSWFRKGLEVPITALMEIFWSKERILEVYLNIAEFGHGIFGVEAASRYYFKKSAKNLTQSEAALLAAVLPNPIIYKVNKPSALVRKKQSWIMGQMNGLGLNYLKEM
- the trpR gene encoding trp operon repressor, translated to MYISRNLEQWNAFLATLQTAFKQGKAQDFLTLLLTPDERDAVGLRLQIVAQLLDKNLSQREIQQNLNTSAATITRGSNMLKTMDPDFINWVKSQLDEQAAKN
- a CDS encoding transglycosylase SLT domain-containing protein; protein product: MRALKHTTISLLILTALSGSALANQHAHKSKNETAPQINLAEEQAKWAQQQHAHELKLIEQRATFLQLESLLKSAVKNNHVSNNAKLFLGLIDSLKGYPLQTDAIAAYLDARVKTVNRDTPREEVNALRTDIEQFIQQHSSHFLRGKLEQRIFTLFTNAEDTQSLAKLKPNNLETQIAVLTAKYQIEAANTSQTTENQSNDKNKSAILSEYEQLWLNNAELPNDAQLWAAWYSQGGRAEEKIYQKAEMLFSKNDAKGLEILAKELEKIENAKEDEQVAAHLALYQDLLKNPANLKILAEKLPLINDNTNKITNKFAVVLGFARYLRTIPENMNEPTFTPYEQWAKTWQLNESELRGWKIAFISRFFDNESPNFVQWRDQEILKLNADNLIERRLRTAIWQQTDLLGWLNALSDEAKQKQEWRYWMAKIAAQASDKDAKQRLEALSKERGFYPMLAAVKLGHSYKLEMPKISQESNIQEEYSAELAEIAELRQLDRLGAAKQRWRSLLEKLPQEKQLALSQYANEQNWFELGVDGSIIAKAWDYIDLRLPNAYSQYFDIALSNGNLSATEPQAIVDNRVTKTFAMAIARQESAWNPMAQSSANARGLMQLLPSTAQKTAENQQLPYNGELDLFKPLNNILLGTAHLNELNAKYPNNRILIASAYNAGASRVEKWLARANGKLAMDEFIASIPFFETRGYVQNVLTYDFYYQNLQDKEKLQTFSKEEYDRLY
- a CDS encoding YciI family protein, which encodes MYYVIFAQDIPGTLEKRLTVREQHLARLKQLQAEGRLLTAGPNPAIDDENPGEAGFIGSTVIAQFESLSAAKDWAAQDPYVEAGVYGDVIVKPFKKVF
- the yciA gene encoding acyl-CoA thioester hydrolase YciA encodes the protein MVSNLIDKDGRQSKGVLLLRTLAMPSDTNANGDIFGGWIMSQMDMGGAILAKEIAHGRVVTVAVESMNFIKPIAVGDVVCCYGQCLSVGRSSIKIKVEVWVKKVASEPIGERYCVTDAVFTFVAVGKDGKSRSIPREGNLELERALASIEELNC
- a CDS encoding septation protein A, with the protein product MKQLLEFIPLVLFFITYKMFGVREAAIVLVIATIIQMVVLKLKYGMIEKQQKIMAIAVVFFGLLTAYFNEIKYLQWKVTIINALFAIVLLVAQFQFNTPLVKKLLGKEIQLPNNVWNKLNVGWAGFFILCMLVNIYISQNMSEDAWVDFKSFGLLGMTFVATIVSGAYIYRYLPKDDQKNDEEK
- a CDS encoding beta-methylgalactoside transporter, whose translation is MQINFTQIFQDSLNFMRNQRKTVLIFVGIFVVSQLINALVSVPMPSLGDNPNPSQQDIIDALSKVEPTALIGSFVFQQLLMSFIATFGIATIHHISQQNQNPINQGLMLTLRRFLGVVVLDIFMSLPLLFGIVDVMSSFLSKNALSPLAFFSMVFGLFFFVRLCLSPVHYIASNQSIGQSALQVWRAGVKRNGILIIYALITYLLLPLLVNSVGAILGTSFLSVIFGILVALFQLFILVFTYRFYSLFMKA
- a CDS encoding OmpW family outer membrane protein; this encodes MKKTALALGLSAALLAGFANAHQQGDVIVRAGGVLVDTHTSTNSDVFKFKVNNNTQLGLTGTYMFTDNIGVELLAATPFSHEIKLGSALVGKTKHLPPSLYAQYYFLDKDASVRPYIGGGLNYTTFFSEKAKLAGVSNLRLKDSVGPIANVGIDVKLTDNLYFNAAMWYAQIKTKARFNLAGENHTVKVKLDPTVYFVGLGYRF
- the purN gene encoding phosphoribosylglycinamide formyltransferase, with translation MKKIAVLISGQGSNLQAIIKACQTGFIPGKIVTVISNKIDSFGLERAESAGIPSRVFLRQDFASNLDMDKAIGDYLDDLNVDLIVLAGYMKILTKPFTQRFAGKILNIHPSLLPKYPGLHTYQRALENGESEHGTTVHFVNEEIDGGAIVLQAKVPIFPGDTVEEIELRTREQEYHIYPLVIKWFIEERLKLENGIAYLDDSPLPISGYAAE